A region of Pseudarthrobacter sp. NIBRBAC000502770 DNA encodes the following proteins:
- a CDS encoding hemerythrin domain-containing protein, translated as MTDFFTMQPGETAAPVPPGPVLCTGTAAMRRIHRFFLWAYAEAPGLVRSVAAGDAARAAYVGEVLGNFDMVLHVHHEGEDLLMYPPLEQRAPGCVLHIAQMLEHHRQVTQRLERIEPVRLRWMRTVDAADASELAALYEDLKAVLDVHLRREVTEVMPVVDRVMTEKEAAAVGQHGIDKFDKRFMVAYLGMVLATNPPADRVELFKEIPAPVRLAYKLVGRRMYRKQYAKLFPGRPIPETL; from the coding sequence ATGACCGATTTCTTCACGATGCAGCCCGGTGAGACCGCCGCTCCCGTGCCGCCCGGGCCGGTCCTCTGCACCGGGACCGCGGCCATGCGCCGCATTCACCGTTTCTTCCTGTGGGCCTACGCCGAGGCCCCGGGCCTGGTGCGGTCCGTCGCTGCGGGGGATGCGGCCCGCGCCGCGTACGTTGGGGAAGTTTTGGGAAACTTCGACATGGTGCTGCACGTCCATCACGAGGGTGAGGACCTGCTGATGTATCCGCCGCTGGAGCAGCGCGCCCCCGGCTGCGTCCTGCACATCGCGCAGATGCTCGAACACCACCGGCAGGTCACCCAGCGACTGGAGCGGATCGAGCCGGTGCGGCTGCGGTGGATGCGGACAGTGGACGCCGCCGACGCATCAGAGCTTGCCGCGCTGTACGAGGACCTGAAGGCGGTCCTGGACGTGCACCTGCGCCGCGAGGTCACCGAGGTCATGCCTGTGGTGGACCGGGTGATGACCGAAAAGGAAGCCGCGGCGGTGGGACAGCACGGGATCGACAAGTTCGACAAGAGATTCATGGTGGCCTACCTTGGCATGGTGCTGGCCACGAACCCGCCGGCGGACCGCGTAGAGCTGTTCAAGGAAATCCCGGCGCCGGTCCGCCTCGCGTACAAGCTGGTGGGGCGGCGGATGTACCGGAAACAGTACGCCAAGCTGTTCCCGGGCCGGCCCATCCCGGAGACACTGTAA